CCGGTTCGACCGCCTCATCGAGGTGCCAAAGCCCGACGAGGAGGGGCGCGAACTCATCTTCAAGATCCACACCCGCGACATGAACGTCGCCGACGACGTCGACTTCGAGGCGCTGGCCGCCGAGGCCGAGGACGCCTCCGGCGCCGACATCAAGGCGATCTGCACCGAGGCCGGCATGTTCGCCATCCGCGACGACCGCACCGAGATCCGGATGGAGGACTTCCGCGAGGCCTGGAAGAAGGTACAGGCCGAGGCCGAGGAGAACGCCGAGGTCTCGAAGACCTTCGCCTGATCGCTCGGCTCGACGCCCGTTTTCTCCAGTTTCAGCCCGTAGCCGCCGCGTTTTTACGACCTCGCGTGTGTCCTCGTCCTCGCCGTCACGGCGCGCCCAGCGTCGCGAACGCGAGGTACGGCAGGACGAACAGCGCGACGAACAGCAGGAGGAGGATCAGGAGGTAGCCGACGCCGGTGCCCGCGGCGGTCAGCCACGACGGGTGCTCGAACTGCGCGCGGTCGAGTGCCATGGGTACACGCTGGCCCGACGCCGCTATAAGCGTACCGGGAATCCCGGTCAACGATCGTCCGGTTTCCCGGTTCGGACCGTTTTTATCGCTCGGGTCGCTACCGCTCTCCAATGACGAAAATCGTCGTGGTGGACAACCACGGGCAGTTCACCCACCTCGAACACCGGGCGCTTCGCGACCTCGGCGTCGACGCCGACCTGATCGACAACGACACCCCGCCCGAGGACGTCGACGCCGACGGCGTGGTCCTCTCCGGCGGCCCGGACATGGACCGGATCGGCCGCTCGGCGGCGTACCTCGACGCCGACGTGCCCGTCCTCGGCATCTGTCTCGGGATGCAACTGATGGCCGCGGAACTCGGCGGCCGCGTCGGCGGCGGCGAGTACGGCGGCTACGCCGACGTCACCGTCGAGGTGCTCGACGAGGAGG
The Salinilacihabitans rarus DNA segment above includes these coding regions:
- a CDS encoding GMP synthase subunit A, giving the protein MTKIVVVDNHGQFTHLEHRALRDLGVDADLIDNDTPPEDVDADGVVLSGGPDMDRIGRSAAYLDADVPVLGICLGMQLMAAELGGRVGGGEYGGYADVTVEVLDEEDPLIGSLAPETRVWASHADEVKAVPEGFDRTARSDVCGVEAMSDADRNLYGVQWHPEVAHTEEGEAVFENFLAICESA